In the genome of Solibacillus silvestris, one region contains:
- a CDS encoding transcriptional regulator has protein sequence MTTRQNKKKGSSKFRLFLKVTMLLTLSLAICATAYGVYLTKQAEHAADSAYEVIEDRKMSDQREVKVEPAQDNVSILILGVDDSDKRGQGADNSRTDALLLATLNNKTKTVKLVSIPRDSYVYIPHIGYNDKINHAHARGGTLASIETVEKLFDIPIDYYMRVNFNAFIEIVDALGGIEAEVPYAMLEKDEFDRNTVNLQPGLQTLDGREALALARTRKQDNDIERGKRQQEIIQAIASKAASFTSLSKYDDILSAVGNNMKTDMTFTEMKSFFSYLTNGMPRIDTLTLEGYDDMSTGVYYYKLDEEALAETSHILKSHLGLTPESTNISGTSSQSNSAYTTKTNSDTQ, from the coding sequence ATGACAACAAGGCAAAATAAAAAGAAAGGCTCTTCGAAATTCAGATTATTTCTTAAAGTTACGATGCTTCTGACTCTTTCACTCGCAATTTGTGCAACAGCATACGGTGTCTATTTGACGAAGCAAGCCGAACATGCAGCAGACAGTGCATATGAAGTTATCGAGGACCGCAAAATGTCGGACCAGCGAGAAGTAAAAGTTGAGCCTGCCCAAGACAATGTATCTATTTTAATTTTAGGTGTCGATGATAGTGATAAGCGCGGACAAGGTGCAGACAATTCCCGCACCGATGCCCTATTGCTTGCCACTTTGAACAATAAAACAAAAACAGTTAAACTAGTAAGTATTCCACGTGATTCATATGTTTACATCCCTCACATCGGATATAACGATAAAATCAACCATGCACATGCGCGCGGTGGCACACTTGCTTCAATTGAAACGGTAGAAAAATTATTTGATATCCCAATTGATTACTATATGCGTGTAAACTTTAATGCCTTCATCGAGATTGTCGATGCATTAGGCGGCATTGAAGCAGAAGTACCATACGCAATGCTTGAAAAAGACGAGTTCGACCGCAACACAGTCAACTTGCAGCCAGGATTGCAAACATTGGACGGCCGTGAAGCACTGGCACTTGCCCGCACACGTAAACAGGACAATGACATTGAACGCGGTAAACGGCAGCAGGAAATCATTCAGGCAATCGCTTCTAAAGCAGCGTCATTTACATCACTTTCAAAATATGATGATATTTTATCCGCTGTTGGAAACAACATGAAGACAGATATGACATTTACAGAGATGAAATCGTTCTTCAGCTATTTAACAAACGGCATGCCTCGCATTGATACATTAACGCTGGAAGGCTATGACGACATGTCTACAGGTGTTTACTATTACAAACTGGATGAAGAAGCGCTTGCAGAAACAAGCCATATTTTAAAAAGTCATTTAGGACTTACTCCGGAATCGACAAACATTTCGGGCACAAGCTCCCAATCCAACTCAGCTTATACAACAAAAACAAATTCCGATACACAATAA
- the secA gene encoding accessory Sec system translocase SecA2 (functions in protein export; can interact with acidic membrane phospholipids and the SecYEG protein complex; binds to preproteins; binds to ATP and undergoes a conformational change to promote membrane insertion of SecA/bound preprotein; ATP hydrolysis appears to drive release of the preprotein from SecA and deinsertion of SecA from the membrane; additional proteins SecD/F/YajC aid SecA recycling; exists in an equilibrium between monomers and dimers; may possibly form higher order oligomers; in some organisms, especially gram positive pathogens, have paralogs that have been found to be nonessential but do function in secretion of a subset of exported proteins) yields the protein MFSIFKRNKEQTSARELKRYYKTVEQINSLEATYSPMSDEELRNMTFTFKERLENGTQLVDIIPDAFAVVREASKRVLNMRHFDVQLIGGLVLTEGNIAEMPTGEGKTLVASLPSYVRALEGKGVHVITVNDYLAKRDFELIGQIHRFLGLTVGLNVPMMEPADKKEAYNADITYGVGTEFGFDYLRDNMAHTIGDKVQRPYHFAIIDEVDSVLIDEAKTPLIIAGKMGANEELHRIAAMLAKRFKAEEDYDFDDETKATSLTDQGIEKVEAAFGVDNLYDLEHQTLYHYVIQAVRAHVMFERDVDYIVRDDKIELVDMFTGRIMEGRSLSDGLHQAIEAKEGVTITEENKAQAQVTIQNYFRMYPKLSGMTGTAKTQEKEILEVYGMRVIQIPTNRPRRRLDQPDIVFEKIEQKYEYVAQEVLRRHEKGQPVLIGTTSILQSEKVADYLKKHGLQFQLLNAKTVEQEVELISEAGQKNRITVATNMAGRGTDIVLGKGVDELGGLFVIGTEKHESRRVDNQLRGRSGRQGDVGETRFILSIEDDMFKRFAKDDVEKFRKKMTTDEIGLIQNKEVTELIERTQRIVEGAHFSMREYNLKLDDVINDQRRVVYDLRDKVLRNENLLEHLVTMMKETVDFAVRENAPEDKDVLEWDFDKMERTVNSLFLTPVTVNREETKVKKMLDAMDPSVKELTEVIEGFAENEQIMAIIPQVMLSFIDQMWVKHLEQMAHLKEGIGLRHYQQEDPMRIYQREGLELFGKNYQELRRKIVEELVTFMKNITMNVEE from the coding sequence ATGTTCTCAATTTTCAAACGTAATAAAGAGCAAACAAGTGCTCGAGAGCTAAAAAGATACTACAAAACAGTAGAGCAAATTAATAGCCTCGAAGCAACATATAGTCCTATGTCTGACGAAGAACTTCGAAATATGACATTTACATTTAAAGAGCGTTTAGAAAACGGAACACAGCTAGTTGATATTATCCCTGATGCATTTGCTGTTGTCCGTGAAGCTTCTAAACGTGTATTAAACATGCGCCACTTTGATGTGCAGTTAATCGGCGGTCTAGTACTGACTGAAGGTAATATTGCCGAAATGCCGACAGGTGAAGGTAAAACACTTGTTGCCTCACTCCCTTCTTACGTGCGTGCATTGGAAGGCAAAGGTGTACACGTTATTACGGTAAACGATTACCTTGCAAAACGTGACTTCGAATTAATCGGACAAATTCACCGTTTCCTTGGGTTAACAGTTGGATTGAATGTTCCAATGATGGAGCCTGCAGATAAAAAGGAAGCGTACAATGCGGATATTACATATGGTGTCGGTACAGAATTCGGCTTCGACTACTTACGTGATAATATGGCACATACAATCGGCGATAAAGTACAGCGTCCATACCACTTTGCGATTATCGATGAAGTAGATTCTGTCTTAATTGACGAAGCGAAAACACCGTTAATCATCGCGGGTAAAATGGGTGCAAACGAAGAACTGCACCGTATTGCTGCAATGTTGGCGAAACGTTTCAAAGCTGAAGAAGATTATGATTTCGATGACGAAACGAAAGCGACTTCTTTAACAGATCAAGGTATCGAAAAAGTTGAAGCTGCATTCGGAGTCGACAACTTATACGATTTAGAACATCAAACTTTGTACCATTACGTAATTCAGGCAGTACGTGCACACGTTATGTTTGAGCGTGATGTTGATTACATCGTACGTGATGACAAAATCGAATTAGTCGATATGTTTACTGGCCGTATCATGGAAGGTCGTTCACTTTCTGACGGCTTACATCAGGCGATTGAAGCAAAAGAAGGCGTGACAATCACTGAGGAAAACAAAGCACAGGCACAAGTTACAATTCAAAACTACTTCCGTATGTATCCGAAATTATCAGGGATGACAGGTACTGCGAAAACTCAAGAAAAGGAAATTTTAGAAGTTTACGGTATGCGCGTTATTCAAATACCGACAAACCGTCCACGTCGACGCCTGGACCAACCGGATATCGTATTCGAAAAAATCGAGCAAAAATACGAATATGTGGCACAGGAAGTATTGCGTCGCCATGAAAAAGGACAACCGGTATTAATCGGGACAACTTCTATTTTGCAATCAGAAAAAGTAGCGGATTATTTAAAAAAACATGGATTACAATTCCAATTATTAAATGCGAAAACAGTCGAACAAGAGGTTGAATTAATCTCGGAAGCCGGACAAAAAAATCGTATTACCGTTGCGACAAACATGGCAGGACGTGGAACGGATATCGTATTAGGTAAAGGCGTTGATGAGCTTGGCGGTCTATTTGTAATCGGTACTGAAAAGCATGAAAGCCGTCGTGTCGACAACCAATTACGCGGACGTTCCGGTCGTCAAGGTGACGTAGGTGAAACTCGATTTATCCTTTCAATTGAAGACGATATGTTCAAACGTTTCGCAAAAGATGATGTCGAGAAATTCCGTAAGAAAATGACAACAGACGAAATTGGTCTTATTCAAAACAAAGAAGTGACAGAGCTGATCGAACGTACACAGCGTATCGTTGAAGGCGCACACTTCTCTATGCGTGAATATAACTTAAAACTGGATGATGTGATTAATGATCAACGTCGTGTAGTTTATGATTTACGTGATAAAGTATTACGCAATGAAAATCTTCTGGAACATTTAGTGACGATGATGAAGGAAACTGTAGATTTTGCCGTTCGTGAAAATGCCCCTGAAGATAAAGATGTGCTTGAGTGGGATTTCGATAAAATGGAACGCACAGTGAACTCTTTATTCTTAACACCTGTTACTGTGAACCGCGAAGAAACAAAAGTGAAGAAAATGCTCGATGCAATGGATCCCTCTGTAAAAGAATTAACAGAAGTTATCGAAGGCTTTGCTGAAAACGAACAAATTATGGCGATTATTCCGCAAGTCATGTTAAGTTTCATCGATCAAATGTGGGTAAAACATTTAGAACAGATGGCTCATTTAAAAGAAGGTATTGGCTTACGTCATTACCAGCAGGAAGATCCGATGCGTATTTATCAACGTGAAGGACTTGAATTATTCGGTAAAAACTATCAGGAACTTCGCCGCAAAATAGTAGAAGAACTTGTAACATTTATGAAAAACATTACGATGAATGTGGAGGAATAG
- a CDS encoding undecaprenyl-phosphate alpha-N-acetylglucosaminyl 1-phosphate transferase, translated as MIYVSLIVAFIAAIILTPLVKRLAFRLGAVDAPNYRKVHARIMPRLGGLAIFGAFMIGILLLKLVTNFESDYLYAILIAATIIVATGVVDDMREISAKAKLLGQVIAACIVVFVGGIQIDNINLPFGGELEFGWLGIPFTIIWIVGITNAINLIDGLDGLAAGVSTIALMTLAVMAMIMGNGIVIAMAAILAAATIGFLFFNFHPAKIFMGDTGALFLGFMISVLALLGFKNVAVISFVIPVIMLGVPISDTFFAIVRRLRSGKKWSDPDKSHLHHRLLDLGFSHRQTVMIIYAMAAMFGLAAVIFSMAKVWGAILLIAVILVAIELFVEIIGLAGKNYKPLLNLVRIFNK; from the coding sequence ATGATTTACGTGTCTTTAATCGTAGCTTTTATTGCTGCTATTATACTAACTCCGCTTGTGAAGCGATTGGCTTTTCGCCTTGGAGCTGTAGATGCCCCGAACTATCGTAAAGTGCATGCTCGCATTATGCCACGATTAGGCGGTTTAGCAATTTTTGGTGCGTTTATGATCGGGATATTACTTTTAAAATTAGTCACGAACTTCGAAAGTGACTACTTATATGCAATTTTAATTGCCGCGACAATTATTGTAGCAACAGGTGTTGTCGATGATATGCGGGAAATTTCCGCAAAGGCTAAGCTGCTTGGTCAAGTAATTGCTGCCTGCATCGTTGTATTTGTCGGCGGTATTCAAATTGATAATATTAACTTACCGTTTGGTGGGGAACTGGAATTCGGCTGGTTAGGTATTCCGTTCACAATTATTTGGATTGTTGGTATTACTAATGCGATTAACTTAATCGATGGTCTTGATGGACTAGCTGCAGGTGTCTCAACAATTGCGTTAATGACATTAGCCGTAATGGCAATGATCATGGGTAACGGTATTGTTATCGCAATGGCTGCTATTTTGGCTGCTGCAACAATCGGTTTCCTGTTTTTCAACTTCCACCCAGCAAAAATTTTCATGGGGGACACAGGTGCACTGTTTTTAGGATTTATGATTTCGGTGCTCGCGCTATTAGGATTTAAAAACGTAGCTGTTATTTCATTCGTTATCCCGGTTATTATGCTGGGAGTTCCAATTTCTGATACATTCTTCGCGATCGTGCGTCGTTTACGTAGCGGTAAAAAGTGGTCGGATCCGGATAAATCGCATTTACACCACCGTTTATTGGATTTAGGATTCTCGCATCGTCAAACAGTGATGATTATTTATGCGATGGCTGCAATGTTCGGTCTCGCTGCTGTCATCTTCTCGATGGCAAAAGTATGGGGCGCAATTCTACTCATTGCCGTTATACTAGTGGCGATTGAACTGTTCGTAGAAATTATCGGCCTCGCCGGCAAAAACTACAAACCATTGCTCAACCTCGTAAGAATATTTAATAAGTGA